From a single Lewinella sp. LCG006 genomic region:
- a CDS encoding low specificity L-threonine aldolase codes for MINLISDTVTKPSPAMLSAMLAAEVGDDVFGQDPTINELESYAAALFGKEKALFCPSGTMTNQIAIKTHTQPLDEVICDYTSHVYQYETAGYAFHSGVSMNLLQGINGKITAEQIEAAIKPDYDWLPVSRLVVIENTCNKGGGSIYRLPEIEPIRALCTAKGLALHLDGARLFNALVETGESPADWGATFDSISICLSKGLGAPVGSLLLGEAGFIKKARRLRKVMGGGMRQAGYLAAAGLYALKNNVDRLAIDNERARKMGAILSAQPYVESVRPVQSNIVIFDLAGKTTAADFLQQLETKGILATAFGPQTIRLTFHLDISEEMMNRVEEVLSCM; via the coding sequence ATGATTAACCTCATCAGTGATACGGTCACCAAACCCTCTCCGGCTATGCTGTCTGCGATGTTGGCCGCCGAAGTAGGAGACGATGTATTTGGACAAGACCCCACCATCAACGAACTGGAAAGCTACGCTGCGGCACTTTTCGGCAAAGAAAAAGCACTTTTTTGTCCGTCCGGAACGATGACCAATCAGATCGCCATCAAAACCCACACTCAGCCCTTAGATGAGGTGATTTGCGATTATACCAGCCATGTTTACCAGTACGAAACCGCTGGCTACGCCTTTCACTCAGGGGTGAGCATGAACCTCCTCCAGGGCATCAACGGTAAAATTACTGCCGAGCAGATCGAAGCCGCCATCAAACCTGACTACGATTGGTTGCCTGTCTCGCGCCTGGTGGTCATAGAAAACACCTGTAACAAGGGAGGAGGGAGTATTTACCGCTTGCCGGAAATTGAGCCGATTCGGGCGCTGTGTACGGCCAAAGGCCTGGCTTTGCACCTCGATGGTGCCCGCCTGTTCAACGCACTCGTAGAAACAGGAGAATCACCTGCCGATTGGGGGGCTACTTTCGATAGTATCTCTATTTGCCTCAGCAAGGGGTTAGGTGCGCCAGTGGGCTCCCTGCTGCTGGGGGAGGCGGGTTTTATCAAGAAAGCTCGTCGCTTGCGCAAGGTCATGGGTGGAGGTATGCGCCAGGCAGGTTACCTCGCCGCTGCCGGACTCTACGCACTGAAAAACAATGTAGATCGACTGGCCATTGATAACGAACGCGCCCGAAAAATGGGTGCCATACTGTCCGCCCAACCCTACGTGGAAAGCGTCAGGCCAGTACAGTCCAATATCGTCATCTTCGACCTGGCTGGGAAGACCACCGCTGCTGATTTTCTTCAGCAATTAGAAACAAAAGGCATCCTGGCCACTGCCTTCGGGCCTCAAACCATTCGTCTGACCTTTCACTTGGATATATCGGAGGAGATGATGAATAGGGTAGAGGAGGTGCTCAGCTGTATGTAA
- a CDS encoding transporter codes for MRYLVSLFLGLLSPSLFLSAQTPSDALMMESKQACVLLEYNYGSFDQYWEGGLLRENQTIATVKRNTVMPMIAVGIWDKLNFYLGVPYIKTESSDPNGGKFAGASGLQDLSAAIKYQVLNIEGGKGTFSAFATIGFSTPVSNYLPDYMPYSLGLGAPELSYRAITQYQWNNDLYIRGGLAYLWRGYAEAEREYYYNNGSYYTPWMDVPNALTIDATLGFWMLSNSLQMELSYFGSKSTSGDDIRSYNAPQPTNNIDMDRLGIFAHYYFPNLEGLGIVAYHNRVVNGRNAAKISTTGIGVTYQFNYLKK; via the coding sequence ATGAGATATCTCGTTAGTCTTTTTTTGGGCTTATTATCACCTAGTTTGTTCTTGTCGGCACAAACGCCAAGTGATGCATTAATGATGGAGTCTAAGCAAGCCTGTGTATTATTAGAGTACAATTATGGTAGCTTTGATCAATATTGGGAAGGTGGATTGTTGCGGGAAAATCAGACCATCGCAACGGTGAAGCGTAATACTGTCATGCCTATGATTGCTGTCGGTATTTGGGATAAACTCAACTTTTACTTGGGGGTACCCTACATTAAAACAGAATCTTCTGATCCTAATGGAGGAAAATTTGCGGGTGCAAGTGGTTTGCAGGATTTATCGGCTGCCATAAAATATCAAGTTTTAAATATTGAAGGAGGTAAAGGCACATTCTCCGCATTTGCAACGATTGGTTTTTCGACTCCTGTTTCCAATTATCTTCCGGACTATATGCCCTATAGTTTGGGGCTTGGTGCGCCTGAACTTTCTTATCGGGCAATTACCCAATATCAGTGGAACAATGATCTTTATATTCGAGGGGGGCTTGCATATTTATGGAGAGGATACGCTGAAGCAGAACGAGAATACTACTACAATAATGGGAGTTATTATACCCCATGGATGGATGTTCCCAATGCTTTGACGATAGATGCTACTCTAGGGTTTTGGATGTTATCAAACTCATTGCAAATGGAGCTTAGCTATTTTGGGTCTAAATCCACCAGCGGTGACGATATCAGGTCCTATAATGCTCCACAACCAACGAATAATATTGACATGGATAGATTGGGAATATTTGCTCACTATTATTTCCCAAATTTGGAAGGTCTCGGTATTGTTGCTTATCACAATCGAGTCGTAAATGGCAGAAATGCGGCAAAAATAAGTACTACAGGGATCGGTGTGACTTATCAGTTTAATTACCTCAAAAAATAA
- a CDS encoding phosphatase PAP2 family protein, with translation MKTLKYPVLALTALFVLVACEKELPTLLTYDSYIFSSADEDGGTWTPILLASGDEIVIPAPTEASSAEYQQELSILKEEMAQMNSADQQAVKYWSDNSTIRWNEIALELIAKYNIIPGPNEDGTYTLPNPNDPSGPPAFPFAHPPYAVRALAYLSVAQFDGLISAWHYKYKYNRAAPFQEDSDINYAYLDNAIPSYPSDGAVIAATSRKILTAMFPLEAEYLAAQETEHLRCLLLSGGYVQSDIDAGIQIGEEIATIALARAATDGMKNAQAPKAVSDSIAAEALNRFGWQWINQELPQRPVGLTPLFGKVTLWNVPNVEATRPIPPPNLDSPEYLADVEILKDYANNITTERRRIANFWQDGLGTYTPPGHWNEFAKEFIIKYNLNPLRSARTFAYLNMAMMDGGISCWDAKYYYHYPRPIQTIDGFKTIAGTPNFPSYTSGHSVFSAAGAEVLAYIFPNEANLVRGWAEEAAISRVYGGIHWTFDAYIGTDQGIDVAQYTIEVARQDGAD, from the coding sequence ATGAAAACTTTAAAATATCCGGTGCTGGCTTTGACGGCGCTGTTCGTGCTTGTTGCGTGTGAAAAGGAATTGCCAACGCTCCTAACCTATGATAGCTATATTTTTTCTTCTGCTGATGAAGATGGGGGAACATGGACGCCTATCTTGTTAGCTTCAGGAGATGAAATAGTTATACCTGCTCCTACAGAGGCATCATCAGCAGAGTATCAGCAAGAATTGTCCATTTTAAAAGAGGAAATGGCACAAATGAACAGCGCTGATCAGCAAGCTGTGAAATACTGGTCGGATAATTCCACCATCCGCTGGAACGAGATTGCTTTGGAACTTATCGCCAAATATAACATCATACCAGGTCCTAATGAAGATGGTACTTATACTTTACCAAACCCTAACGACCCTTCTGGACCTCCTGCATTTCCGTTTGCTCACCCACCGTATGCCGTCCGGGCGCTTGCCTATTTGTCGGTTGCTCAGTTTGACGGATTGATCTCGGCCTGGCATTATAAGTATAAATATAACAGAGCTGCACCTTTTCAGGAGGATAGTGATATAAATTATGCTTACCTGGATAATGCTATTCCTTCGTATCCATCTGACGGAGCAGTCATAGCAGCTACTTCTAGAAAAATACTTACAGCAATGTTCCCTCTGGAAGCCGAGTACCTTGCAGCACAAGAAACTGAGCATCTACGATGTCTCTTATTATCTGGGGGGTATGTGCAAAGTGATATTGATGCAGGTATACAAATCGGTGAAGAGATTGCCACCATTGCTTTGGCAAGAGCAGCTACCGACGGCATGAAAAATGCACAAGCCCCTAAAGCAGTTTCTGATTCTATAGCGGCAGAAGCCCTTAATAGATTTGGGTGGCAGTGGATCAATCAGGAGCTGCCTCAACGTCCGGTAGGGCTTACGCCATTATTTGGAAAGGTGACACTTTGGAATGTCCCGAACGTTGAAGCTACTCGTCCAATACCGCCTCCTAATCTTGATTCTCCCGAATATTTGGCTGATGTGGAAATACTTAAGGATTATGCCAATAACATTACAACTGAAAGAAGAAGGATTGCTAATTTTTGGCAAGATGGGTTAGGTACCTACACTCCTCCGGGGCATTGGAATGAGTTTGCAAAAGAGTTTATTATAAAATATAACTTAAACCCGCTTAGATCTGCAAGAACATTTGCCTATTTGAATATGGCAATGATGGATGGAGGAATAAGTTGTTGGGATGCCAAGTATTATTATCACTACCCTCGTCCAATACAAACGATTGATGGATTCAAAACCATTGCGGGTACACCTAATTTTCCATCTTACACATCAGGGCATAGCGTGTTTTCTGCGGCTGGTGCCGAAGTACTTGCTTATATTTTTCCAAATGAGGCAAACTTGGTAAGAGGCTGGGCGGAAGAAGCCGCCATCTCCAGAGTCTATGGTGGTATTCATTGGACTTTTGATGCTTATATAGGAACAGACCAGGGCATCGATGTTGCTCAATATACGATTGAAGTCGCTAGGCAGGATGGTGCGGATTAA
- a CDS encoding DUF805 domain-containing protein, with protein sequence MDYQEKKHLEEKYYSQVLNGMSFSALEAALEAELKYSKQVNEVLRSIKQSLRENHLERYMTALEEGIPISSEMQRLDESVVDYLEEIAKEKITQRNIARLKKLVAMGISKEEIIAQLYHPTFFTKEEINAELEAQSQKERAEVAGDWFGFRGKMDRMMFGKRLLMAVAFGLVIFRIATLSRDRTVLIGALVIAGIPLLVFLLSQMVRRLRDMGVPSWSLLIVIVLTIAKPIVGLLALVAMLVVKTINLRPKNQ encoded by the coding sequence ATGGACTACCAGGAAAAGAAGCATCTCGAAGAAAAATATTACTCCCAAGTATTGAATGGGATGTCTTTTTCAGCGCTGGAAGCCGCTCTAGAAGCGGAGTTGAAGTACAGTAAACAAGTCAATGAGGTACTGCGCTCCATTAAACAGTCTTTAAGGGAGAATCACTTAGAGAGATATATGACCGCATTGGAGGAAGGGATACCGATCTCTTCAGAGATGCAGCGTTTAGATGAAAGTGTTGTTGATTACCTGGAGGAAATAGCAAAGGAGAAAATAACCCAAAGAAATATCGCCAGGCTTAAAAAACTTGTTGCAATGGGGATTTCAAAAGAGGAAATCATTGCACAATTGTATCACCCAACATTTTTCACCAAGGAAGAAATCAATGCAGAACTTGAAGCTCAAAGCCAGAAAGAAAGAGCCGAAGTAGCTGGAGATTGGTTTGGTTTCAGAGGAAAAATGGATAGGATGATGTTTGGTAAACGCCTGCTGATGGCAGTAGCGTTTGGGCTGGTGATTTTTCGAATAGCTACTTTATCAAGAGATAGAACAGTGCTGATCGGTGCTTTAGTGATTGCGGGGATTCCTTTGCTTGTTTTTCTTTTAAGTCAAATGGTTAGAAGACTCAGAGACATGGGTGTTCCAAGCTGGAGCTTATTGATTGTGATCGTACTGACGATTGCAAAACCGATCGTTGGTTTATTGGCATTGGTTGCTATGTTGGTTGTTAAAACGATCAATTTGAGACCGAAAAACCAATAG
- a CDS encoding T9SS type A sorting domain-containing protein yields MNNILRNLFLLCCLLFTVAVMAQPVNCIDFSEPEIGTVFSQENGAIPGEVVYQYEGVNLSIGEFTDQNGATWFDQLAVVEPFINNLEAPSLYVNYATANFEYTSPVNALCFIGFLSGHEINFGINGQVGVFESLLDPNIQEEWPDYEIIVTATGPTPGGLVTVCILGPIETFTIGGIELLIDNVCTDANPPVCAFNEPNLQASCQNNGGLRLSIDFGSVVGNNDFVDVFLGDELYGFYPIDAFPIVLENIPTQQQQSTLVVTVCINDHPDCCYTQTLELPNCNNESCITFSGLEIGTVFNANAGVEPGDVILEFPDVNVSMGTFETPNGGVEFGQIRIVEPWLASLDAPALFVSFATATFSYGNPVNSVCFNASVENLPINFGINGSVNTFSNFLDPALLTAFPSHTVTVTPIGSNTSGLVNVCVTGFIENITIGGIELLVDDVCSYMPVCDFSNLQVVQYNCQEDIQPYRFFLTFEHNRFPLDSFNLRLNGQFYGRFAYGDLPLSELEIEVEPGTALHFLVRDVNTEACAEDLTIEAHGCEFACADFAASLVSIECLSNTTVQVLVETSSPIVGQHITIEGLSNSIIYGGPQDGPNYAFFQISGELDPEGYILEDSLTGCSTVLPPFDFDPNQCQACELYDVIVAPTDCNPNNVYSIFVDLQSTNPGEPFFVIINGNQEFGPFLPEEFPVTVGTLVGSLNALVTVEIASENDLCYYSTELVHNCVTCEDFQAQLINVECFEDNSILVLLNVFGVEEGEPLRITSNAHPGFVQELLFASNPTEIVMPLTNVNAFALFIQAQGIDCETAIDGIEVPADCGSACSNFGADIQFIECYEDVPYASLSILLTGIEANGQEVLIQNANTGTFYPIQLTTNPFVIPWPTADQGVLLITELGNGCTTEVVFNAPTGCNDNCEGLFEVIEVLCSEGNPVFVFTANGPTGLPFFVRAGGQEYPFVYGQDSYELIIDGNANAFTYELRYRDQQAGCVRELVVENPCFCFIEAISTTTTDCNDDGEFFISLNLLAGTSWGTGIFLVEAGGYSGTFQEGTITATFGPFPGGTVDIIVTEITGGDCIEVIVVEQNCNPVECQTSDLVIEGTACDANGLYYLDVDFNANVDGPFVVFNEVTGESQVVTLDQLPVQFGPYNINQIQTSLIIVYLQATNGCTIEDIYVQECEPNGECGFNDLFAEAYACDGDQFLVDVVFNNPNGGPLGFYIFGDGMIFGPFAYGQTFYTVGPLSGAEAEHDILILDIANPACFGTYQFNYSCTEECNIQQVIATPTACDGELFNVELNVIGNNLGETFAVVGNGNSYGVFNYADLPITLGPFVGDATTSYEFGVIDLQNLGCTNFTEVEPVNCLPCDIRDLVYEVDCANETYALTINFIYENPESDGFRLQIGGETIESFAYANLPITINLPYTTIGSTIRVEDFMNELCGETIDFEVPCCSLGNIINELEVADCEENGQYYFTVGNFNGGNLSDSLVINYAPAGSSIIATEVVAYSSLPVAIGPLVGDGATSYIVVLNDQENDCAATTTIEAIFCDNDACVEFEGLEGVFAPAFGYDSGDVITVENEVIFTYERNPSSNCACNLFVTDGIPGVNFGDGQIVATQNVGFGLNFSQVITTFNTVNIDYFYNGGGIGISVNGQTPVIVNNLNDLPTNIAPGVELQVSANSNTSNTGMFTFSGDNIETIVVFTNENAGFDNVCLSMDDNVWPGDTNADNVADHIDLLSIGLAYGNTGPTRNNMTSEWTGLISQNWGDNFADGTNYKHADANGDGVVNLADIQVLEQNYGLEHGPVTDFEPLPYTDLDPPIFVDLDENDQLPAGAAVEIPVVAGSADQAIQDIYGLAFTLELDPEIFSMGTLEIVYPTSWFGEPGINTATIHEIYPDGRVEVALTRTDHNNVSGFGPIMYLRIIIDDIAGVEVPTEVVVKNLQGINHSEQPLVLRPGTSTAMVTKTNEGGIDRETLINSFGIFPNPTTDWVNFQNQYNMAPNRIDLFNAAGQLLRTVKEPGMHLDVRFLPAGVYMVQVHLHGHIFTEKLVKLD; encoded by the coding sequence ATGAACAATATCCTACGTAATCTCTTCTTACTCTGCTGTTTGCTTTTCACTGTTGCAGTGATGGCTCAGCCCGTTAATTGCATTGACTTTAGTGAACCAGAAATAGGTACCGTCTTCAGCCAAGAAAACGGAGCAATCCCTGGCGAAGTCGTTTATCAATACGAGGGTGTAAATCTGAGTATCGGAGAATTTACCGATCAAAATGGCGCTACCTGGTTTGATCAACTTGCGGTTGTCGAACCTTTTATCAACAATCTTGAAGCTCCTTCCTTATACGTCAATTACGCTACTGCAAATTTTGAGTATACCAGTCCTGTAAACGCTCTTTGTTTCATTGGTTTCCTCAGTGGTCACGAAATCAATTTCGGCATTAATGGGCAAGTAGGTGTATTCGAAAGTCTTCTTGATCCTAATATTCAGGAAGAATGGCCCGATTACGAAATTATCGTCACCGCGACTGGACCTACTCCCGGAGGCTTGGTCACCGTATGTATTTTGGGCCCTATTGAGACCTTTACCATTGGAGGTATTGAATTATTAATTGATAATGTCTGTACCGACGCCAACCCACCGGTCTGTGCTTTCAACGAGCCCAACCTGCAAGCATCCTGCCAAAACAATGGTGGTCTTCGCTTGAGTATTGATTTTGGCTCCGTGGTTGGCAACAATGATTTTGTAGATGTTTTCCTTGGTGATGAACTTTATGGTTTTTACCCCATTGATGCCTTCCCTATTGTCTTGGAAAATATCCCTACCCAGCAACAGCAAAGCACTCTTGTTGTGACGGTCTGCATCAACGACCATCCCGATTGTTGCTACACGCAAACCCTTGAACTACCGAACTGCAACAACGAAAGCTGTATTACCTTTTCCGGACTGGAAATTGGAACCGTCTTCAACGCCAATGCGGGCGTAGAACCCGGCGATGTAATCCTGGAATTTCCTGATGTTAATGTAAGCATGGGCACCTTCGAAACTCCAAATGGTGGTGTGGAATTTGGACAGATCCGTATTGTAGAACCCTGGCTAGCAAGCTTGGATGCTCCCGCGCTTTTTGTCAGTTTTGCTACCGCAACCTTCTCTTACGGAAACCCCGTCAACTCCGTTTGCTTCAATGCTTCTGTAGAGAACCTACCGATCAATTTCGGAATAAACGGCAGTGTCAATACTTTTAGCAACTTCCTGGATCCTGCTTTACTTACGGCATTCCCCAGTCATACCGTTACCGTTACGCCCATTGGGTCAAATACTAGCGGTTTGGTAAATGTTTGCGTGACGGGGTTCATTGAAAACATTACCATTGGCGGCATCGAACTGCTCGTAGACGATGTTTGCAGCTACATGCCGGTATGCGACTTCAGCAACCTGCAGGTTGTTCAATACAACTGCCAGGAGGATATTCAACCCTACCGCTTCTTCCTTACGTTTGAGCACAATCGCTTTCCTCTTGACTCTTTCAACTTGCGATTAAATGGCCAGTTTTATGGCCGCTTTGCCTACGGCGACCTCCCTCTTAGCGAACTTGAAATAGAGGTCGAGCCAGGTACTGCCCTTCACTTTTTGGTTCGAGACGTCAACACGGAAGCTTGTGCGGAGGATCTTACCATTGAAGCTCACGGCTGTGAATTTGCTTGTGCTGATTTTGCGGCTTCCTTGGTCAGTATTGAATGCCTTAGCAATACTACGGTTCAGGTACTTGTAGAAACGAGTAGTCCAATTGTGGGCCAACATATTACCATCGAAGGCCTCAGCAATAGCATAATTTATGGTGGCCCACAGGATGGTCCAAATTATGCCTTCTTTCAAATTTCCGGCGAACTTGACCCTGAAGGTTATATTCTTGAAGATAGCTTGACGGGATGTAGCACAGTGCTTCCTCCTTTTGACTTTGACCCCAACCAGTGCCAAGCTTGTGAGCTTTACGATGTCATCGTTGCTCCCACAGATTGTAATCCCAACAACGTCTACAGCATTTTTGTCGATTTGCAGAGTACAAATCCCGGGGAACCATTTTTCGTCATTATCAACGGTAACCAGGAATTTGGTCCATTTTTGCCGGAGGAATTCCCGGTAACGGTCGGTACCTTAGTCGGCAGCCTCAATGCCTTAGTGACCGTCGAAATCGCTAGTGAGAATGACCTCTGCTATTATAGCACTGAATTGGTCCATAACTGTGTTACTTGCGAAGATTTCCAGGCCCAGCTCATCAATGTAGAATGCTTCGAGGACAATTCTATACTGGTATTACTAAATGTTTTTGGAGTAGAAGAAGGCGAACCGCTGCGGATTACCAGCAATGCTCATCCAGGCTTTGTCCAGGAACTGCTCTTTGCCTCTAACCCCACAGAAATCGTGATGCCGCTTACCAATGTCAATGCTTTTGCTCTCTTTATCCAAGCCCAGGGTATTGATTGCGAAACAGCGATTGATGGCATAGAAGTGCCGGCAGATTGTGGCAGTGCCTGTAGTAACTTCGGAGCCGACATTCAATTTATCGAATGTTACGAAGATGTTCCTTATGCGAGCTTATCCATCCTCTTAACCGGGATCGAAGCCAACGGCCAGGAAGTCCTGATCCAGAACGCCAACACGGGTACCTTCTACCCTATCCAATTGACGACGAACCCCTTTGTGATCCCCTGGCCAACGGCTGATCAGGGTGTCCTGCTAATCACGGAACTCGGCAACGGCTGTACCACCGAAGTAGTCTTCAATGCTCCAACTGGTTGCAATGACAACTGCGAAGGGCTCTTCGAGGTCATTGAAGTACTTTGCTCGGAGGGTAACCCCGTATTTGTCTTCACCGCTAATGGACCAACCGGCCTCCCCTTCTTTGTCCGGGCAGGAGGTCAGGAATACCCCTTCGTATATGGTCAAGACAGCTACGAACTGATTATCGATGGTAATGCCAATGCATTCACTTATGAGCTTCGCTACCGCGACCAGCAAGCAGGATGTGTTCGGGAGCTTGTCGTCGAAAATCCATGTTTCTGCTTTATTGAAGCCATTTCGACTACAACTACAGACTGCAATGATGATGGGGAGTTCTTCATCAGTCTAAACTTGCTGGCTGGTACAAGTTGGGGTACTGGTATCTTCCTCGTAGAAGCAGGTGGATACAGTGGGACTTTCCAGGAAGGCACAATTACTGCTACTTTCGGACCTTTCCCTGGTGGCACCGTAGATATTATTGTCACAGAAATCACAGGTGGTGATTGTATTGAAGTAATCGTCGTTGAACAAAACTGTAACCCCGTAGAATGTCAAACCTCCGATTTAGTCATTGAAGGTACAGCTTGCGACGCCAATGGACTGTACTATCTGGATGTAGACTTTAATGCCAATGTTGATGGTCCTTTCGTGGTTTTCAACGAGGTTACTGGTGAAAGCCAAGTCGTGACCTTGGATCAACTTCCTGTACAATTTGGCCCCTACAATATCAACCAAATTCAAACTTCGCTAATCATTGTCTATCTCCAAGCTACCAATGGCTGTACCATCGAAGATATCTATGTTCAGGAATGCGAGCCTAATGGGGAATGTGGCTTCAATGATCTCTTTGCTGAAGCTTACGCCTGTGACGGCGACCAATTCCTGGTGGATGTGGTCTTTAACAATCCCAATGGTGGCCCCTTAGGCTTTTACATTTTCGGCGACGGCATGATCTTTGGACCTTTTGCCTACGGGCAAACCTTCTACACCGTCGGGCCGCTAAGCGGTGCAGAAGCGGAGCATGATATTCTGATTCTGGACATTGCCAACCCTGCCTGTTTTGGTACTTACCAATTCAACTATAGTTGTACCGAGGAGTGTAACATCCAACAAGTCATTGCCACCCCTACGGCCTGCGATGGCGAACTATTTAACGTGGAACTCAATGTGATCGGTAATAACCTGGGAGAAACTTTTGCCGTGGTAGGAAATGGCAATAGCTACGGCGTCTTCAACTATGCGGACCTACCGATCACGCTTGGCCCATTTGTGGGGGATGCTACTACGAGCTACGAATTTGGCGTCATTGATTTGCAAAATCTTGGCTGTACCAACTTCACAGAAGTGGAGCCGGTAAACTGCTTGCCTTGTGATATTCGCGATCTGGTTTACGAAGTAGATTGCGCCAATGAGACGTATGCGCTGACCATCAACTTCATCTACGAAAATCCGGAAAGTGATGGCTTCCGCCTGCAAATAGGCGGAGAAACCATTGAGTCTTTCGCCTATGCTAACTTACCCATTACGATCAATCTCCCCTACACTACCATTGGCTCCACCATCCGGGTGGAAGACTTTATGAATGAGCTCTGCGGAGAAACCATTGATTTTGAAGTTCCTTGTTGCTCTTTGGGTAATATTATCAACGAATTGGAAGTAGCCGATTGTGAAGAAAACGGTCAATACTACTTTACGGTAGGCAACTTCAACGGCGGCAACCTCAGTGACTCCCTGGTTATCAACTACGCACCAGCAGGCAGTAGCATTATCGCAACCGAGGTGGTGGCTTACAGCAGCCTACCCGTAGCGATTGGGCCACTTGTGGGCGATGGTGCCACCTCTTACATCGTCGTACTCAACGACCAGGAAAATGATTGTGCTGCAACCACGACCATTGAAGCCATCTTCTGCGACAATGATGCCTGTGTGGAATTTGAAGGCCTCGAAGGAGTCTTTGCTCCAGCCTTTGGCTACGATTCGGGAGATGTGATTACGGTAGAAAACGAAGTGATCTTCACTTACGAACGCAACCCAAGTAGCAACTGTGCTTGTAACCTCTTCGTAACCGATGGCATCCCTGGTGTCAACTTTGGCGATGGCCAAATTGTGGCTACGCAAAACGTTGGTTTTGGGCTCAACTTCAGCCAGGTAATCACGACCTTCAATACCGTCAATATCGATTACTTCTACAATGGTGGAGGAATAGGAATCAGTGTAAACGGACAAACACCGGTCATCGTAAACAACCTCAATGACCTTCCTACCAATATCGCTCCGGGAGTGGAGTTGCAGGTAAGTGCCAATTCGAATACCTCCAACACCGGTATGTTTACCTTTAGTGGTGACAATATCGAGACGATTGTTGTCTTTACCAATGAGAATGCTGGCTTTGACAATGTGTGTCTGAGCATGGATGATAACGTTTGGCCCGGAGACACCAACGCTGACAATGTTGCTGACCATATCGACTTGTTGAGCATTGGATTGGCCTATGGCAATACAGGGCCTACCCGTAATAACATGACCAGTGAGTGGACAGGATTGATCAGTCAGAACTGGGGTGACAACTTCGCTGACGGCACCAACTACAAGCACGCCGATGCCAATGGTGACGGGGTCGTCAACTTGGCGGACATTCAAGTACTGGAACAAAATTATGGGTTGGAGCATGGCCCTGTAACGGATTTTGAACCACTGCCTTATACCGATCTTGATCCGCCCATCTTTGTCGACCTGGACGAAAACGACCAACTTCCTGCAGGTGCGGCCGTAGAAATCCCGGTGGTGGCAGGTAGTGCTGATCAAGCTATTCAGGACATCTACGGACTGGCCTTCACTTTGGAGCTGGACCCTGAAATCTTCAGCATGGGCACCCTTGAGATCGTTTACCCAACCTCCTGGTTTGGAGAACCGGGTATCAATACTGCGACGATTCACGAGATTTATCCCGACGGACGGGTGGAAGTAGCCCTGACGCGGACAGATCATAACAATGTATCCGGTTTTGGCCCCATCATGTACCTGAGGATCATCATTGATGACATTGCCGGCGTGGAAGTGCCTACGGAGGTCGTCGTGAAAAACCTGCAAGGCATCAACCACTCAGAGCAACCATTGGTCTTGCGCCCTGGTACCAGCACCGCTATGGTGACTAAAACCAACGAAGGCGGCATTGACCGTGAAACCTTGATCAACTCCTTTGGCATCTTCCCTAATCCGACGACGGATTGGGTGAATTTCCAAAACCAGTACAACATGGCTCCTAACCGGATCGACCTTTTCAATGCTGCTGGTCAGCTCCTGCGAACAGTGAAGGAGCCAGGTATGCACCTGGATGTACGCTTCCTCCCCGCGGGTGTATACATGGTTCAGGTACACTTGCACGGCCATATCTTCACGGAGAAGTTGGTGAAACTGGATTAA